In Turicibacter sanguinis, a genomic segment contains:
- a CDS encoding beta-galactosidase, with product MESNKMNVASFLHGADYNPEQWLDRPDILAKDIELMKEANCNVVSIGMFSWAMLEPVEGVYNFDWMANVIDRLYENGIYTILSTPSGARPNWLAQKYPEVLRVEKNRVRNLFGLRHNHCYTSPIYRDKVAQINGELAKRFANHPGVILWHLSNEYGGECHCPLCQEAFRNWLKEKYKTLDAINDAWWTTFWSHRYTSWDQIESPAPHGEMMVHGLNLDWNRFVSDQTIDFIRHERDSVKPFNPKLPTTINMMYYFFGINYFDLKDEIDIVSWDSYPVWHKATSSDLNISCDTAMMHDIMRSIKNEPFLLMESTPSMTNWQNVAKLKKPGMHMLSSMQAVAHGSNSVQYFQWRKSRGSSEKFHGAVVDHYGKSDTRVFNDVKELGARLKGLSDILKTNTHPEVAILFDWDNRWAIDDMQGPRNIGMHYKETVQEHYKAFYEMGIPVDFVDMSCDISKYKVFVAPMMYMLKYGFENKIKEFVANGGTLVTTYWSGIVNETDLCFLEGTPHGLMEVVGLRSEEIDGLFDGETNSASSISSHWLTEKDCYTSSELCDLVIPSTAQTLMKYNEDFYKGMPALTLNHFGKGQAFYIATRFEESFYHDFYSQLVQELELSTIPDFNVPKGVIVSTRDNYRFIQNFNNHEVEAEALPTHYTVVDTDKDIHQNFILKPFEVLIVKG from the coding sequence ATGGAATCAAATAAAATGAATGTTGCTAGCTTCTTACACGGAGCAGATTATAATCCAGAACAATGGTTAGATCGTCCTGATATCTTAGCTAAAGATATTGAATTAATGAAAGAAGCGAACTGTAATGTCGTTAGTATCGGGATGTTCTCTTGGGCAATGCTAGAGCCAGTTGAAGGTGTTTATAACTTCGATTGGATGGCTAATGTCATTGATCGTTTATATGAAAATGGAATTTATACAATTTTATCTACACCAAGTGGAGCACGACCTAACTGGTTAGCACAAAAATATCCAGAAGTTTTACGTGTTGAAAAAAATCGTGTCCGTAACTTATTTGGACTTCGTCATAATCACTGTTACACTTCACCTATTTACCGTGATAAAGTGGCACAAATTAATGGAGAGTTAGCAAAACGTTTTGCCAATCATCCGGGTGTTATTTTATGGCACTTATCAAATGAATACGGTGGTGAATGTCATTGTCCACTTTGCCAGGAAGCATTCAGAAATTGGTTAAAAGAAAAATATAAAACATTAGATGCTATTAATGATGCCTGGTGGACAACATTCTGGAGTCATCGTTATACATCTTGGGATCAAATCGAAAGTCCCGCACCACATGGTGAAATGATGGTTCATGGTTTAAACTTAGATTGGAATCGTTTCGTTAGCGATCAAACAATCGATTTTATTCGTCACGAGCGTGATAGTGTTAAACCATTTAATCCAAAATTACCAACAACCATCAACATGATGTATTATTTCTTTGGAATTAATTACTTCGATTTAAAAGATGAAATTGATATCGTTTCTTGGGATAGCTACCCGGTTTGGCATAAAGCAACATCAAGTGATTTAAATATCAGTTGCGATACAGCCATGATGCATGATATTATGCGCTCAATTAAAAATGAACCTTTCTTATTAATGGAAAGCACGCCAAGTATGACAAACTGGCAAAATGTCGCGAAACTAAAAAAACCTGGTATGCATATGCTTTCTTCTATGCAAGCTGTTGCTCACGGTTCAAACTCTGTTCAATACTTCCAGTGGCGTAAGAGCCGTGGATCATCGGAAAAATTCCATGGTGCGGTAGTCGACCATTATGGAAAAAGTGATACACGAGTATTCAATGACGTCAAAGAGCTAGGGGCCCGTCTAAAAGGATTATCAGATATTTTAAAAACCAATACTCATCCTGAGGTTGCCATTTTATTCGATTGGGATAATCGCTGGGCAATCGATGATATGCAAGGACCTCGTAATATCGGAATGCACTATAAAGAAACGGTTCAAGAACACTATAAGGCATTCTATGAAATGGGAATTCCAGTTGATTTCGTGGATATGAGCTGTGATATCTCAAAATATAAAGTATTTGTCGCTCCGATGATGTACATGCTTAAATATGGATTTGAAAATAAAATTAAAGAATTCGTTGCAAATGGTGGAACACTCGTGACTACTTACTGGAGTGGCATCGTGAATGAAACTGATCTTTGCTTCCTTGAAGGAACCCCTCACGGTTTAATGGAGGTTGTGGGTCTTCGCAGTGAAGAAATTGATGGATTATTTGATGGAGAAACCAACAGTGCTTCTTCTATCTCATCTCATTGGTTAACAGAAAAAGACTGCTACACCTCATCAGAACTTTGTGACTTAGTCATCCCAAGTACCGCACAAACGTTAATGAAATACAATGAAGACTTCTACAAAGGAATGCCTGCCCTAACCTTAAATCATTTCGGTAAAGGACAAGCGTTCTATATCGCAACTCGTTTTGAAGAATCATTCTACCATGACTTCTACTCTCAATTAGTACAGGAACTTGAATTATCAACGATCCCTGATTTCAATGTTCCTAAAGGAGTTATCGTTTCAACGCGTGATAACTATCGATTCATCCAAAACTTTAACAATCATGAAGTAGAAGCGGAGGCTTTACCAACTCATTACACTGTCGTAGATACTGATAAAGATATCCACCAAAACTTTATTTTAAAACCATTTGAAGTTTTAATTGTAAAAGGCTAA
- a CDS encoding HAD-IA family hydrolase: MMIKHIIWDFDGTLFDSYPGMVNAFLRALKKYEIEAEYDEVLKLFLNSEKTAVQYYQNQFLLGEELTEVYQDEKSHIDLSNMLPFPYAKEVCQRIKEAGRYNYILTHRGSTTYDILRKNGMVELFTEIVTKDNQFARKPDPEAIYYLLDKYQIHPKEAMIVGDREIETLLGQKAKVKTCFYESGNREPELQADYRVKSLEEVLTILNIES, encoded by the coding sequence ATGATGATTAAACATATTATTTGGGATTTTGACGGCACACTATTTGATTCCTATCCGGGAATGGTCAATGCCTTTTTAAGAGCATTAAAAAAGTATGAAATTGAAGCTGAGTATGATGAGGTTTTAAAGCTATTTTTGAATTCTGAAAAAACAGCCGTTCAATATTATCAAAATCAGTTTTTATTAGGTGAAGAATTAACTGAGGTATATCAAGATGAAAAAAGTCACATTGATTTATCAAACATGTTACCATTTCCATATGCTAAAGAGGTTTGTCAAAGAATTAAAGAGGCGGGAAGATATAATTACATTTTGACGCATCGAGGGAGTACTACTTACGACATTTTAAGAAAGAATGGAATGGTCGAATTATTCACAGAGATCGTGACAAAAGATAATCAATTTGCGCGAAAACCAGATCCTGAGGCAATATATTACTTACTAGACAAGTATCAGATTCATCCAAAGGAAGCGATGATTGTTGGAGATAGAGAAATTGAAACTCTTCTAGGACAAAAGGCCAAGGTTAAAACTTGTTTTTATGAAAGTGGAAATAGAGAACCTGAATTGCAAGCAGATTATCGTGTGAAATCTCTTGAAGAGGTATTAACTATTTTAAATATTGAAAGTTAA
- a CDS encoding HAD family hydrolase, which yields MTKIAAFFDIDGTIYREGLITEVFKKIIKYELIEEDVWHNEIKPVYLKWDRREGDYDEYLLKMVDAYKQAILGVSKEHIDHVAQKVINQKGDRIYTFSRERMKWHKEQGHIVIAISGSPIELVSKMAAKYKMDDFRGTIYETDEAGRYNGEVIPMWDAVSKQKALRELVEKYDIDLSQSYAYGDTTGDLTMFHHVGTPYAINPTKELMMKLMEDPELKEKINVIVERKDVKYKLDLNHIELI from the coding sequence ATGACTAAAATTGCAGCATTTTTTGATATAGATGGAACGATTTATCGAGAAGGTTTAATTACGGAGGTTTTTAAAAAAATTATTAAATATGAATTAATTGAAGAAGATGTTTGGCATAACGAAATCAAGCCCGTCTATTTAAAATGGGACCGACGTGAAGGAGACTATGATGAGTACTTATTGAAGATGGTCGATGCTTATAAACAAGCTATTTTAGGAGTTAGTAAAGAACATATCGATCACGTTGCACAAAAAGTCATTAACCAAAAAGGTGATCGTATTTATACATTTTCTCGTGAGCGTATGAAATGGCACAAGGAGCAAGGTCATATTGTGATTGCTATTTCAGGTTCGCCAATTGAATTAGTTAGTAAAATGGCGGCTAAATATAAAATGGATGATTTCAGAGGAACGATTTATGAAACGGATGAAGCAGGAAGATATAATGGTGAAGTGATTCCAATGTGGGATGCGGTTAGTAAGCAAAAAGCACTTCGTGAGTTAGTTGAAAAGTATGATATTGATTTAAGCCAAAGCTACGCCTATGGAGATACGACAGGGGATTTAACAATGTTCCATCATGTTGGAACACCATATGCGATTAATCCAACAAAAGAATTAATGATGAAGCTAATGGAAGATCCTGAATTAAAAGAAAAAATTAATGTGATTGTGGAGCGTAAGGATGTTAAATATAAATTAGATTTAAATCATATTGAATTAATTTAA
- a CDS encoding hemolysin family protein: MDPEPSHLISQFILIGVLTALNAFFASAEMAIVSLNRNRIKMLADEGNKKAELLLGLLDEPNKFLSTIQVGITLAGFFSSASAATGISDIMGKQLMQIGIPYAGEISLVVVTLILSYFTLVFGELYPKRVALKKSEAIAMFAVKPIVMISKLTRPFVKLLSLSTNCLIRISGMNSDDLEENVSREEIKSLIEAGQEHGVINEIEKEMINSIFEFDDKLAEEVMTPRTKVYLINIDQPLETYIDELLEEKYSRIPIYEGDIDNIIGVLYMKDFFMEAYKVGFENVDIRQIMHKPYLIPERKNIDQLFKELQKSKHHLAVLIDEYGGFSGIVTIEDLIEEIMGDINDEYDEDEPDIKKIDNETYLVDGLISIRDLNERLHLQLDEECEDYDTLGGLLINLIGYIPTEEDHQVIEYQNIVFKIDQIQEMRIQKVKVLLPESVEKISA; encoded by the coding sequence ATGGACCCGGAACCGAGTCATTTAATTTCACAGTTTATTTTGATTGGAGTGTTAACTGCTTTAAATGCTTTTTTTGCTTCAGCTGAGATGGCGATTGTTTCTTTAAATCGTAATCGGATTAAAATGCTCGCAGATGAAGGAAATAAAAAAGCAGAATTATTACTAGGGTTGTTAGATGAACCAAATAAGTTTTTATCCACGATTCAAGTTGGAATTACGTTAGCTGGATTCTTTTCTAGTGCTTCAGCTGCAACTGGAATTTCAGATATAATGGGAAAACAGCTGATGCAGATAGGAATTCCTTATGCAGGGGAAATTTCTTTGGTTGTGGTGACGCTTATTTTATCTTATTTTACGCTAGTATTTGGAGAGTTATATCCAAAGCGGGTGGCACTAAAAAAATCAGAAGCGATTGCTATGTTCGCTGTTAAACCGATTGTTATGATTTCTAAGCTAACGAGACCGTTTGTTAAGCTATTATCGTTATCCACTAATTGTTTAATTCGAATTAGCGGAATGAATAGTGATGACCTTGAGGAAAATGTCTCTCGTGAAGAAATTAAGTCATTAATTGAAGCGGGACAGGAGCATGGGGTCATAAATGAAATTGAAAAAGAAATGATTAATAGTATTTTTGAGTTTGATGATAAATTAGCTGAAGAAGTCATGACTCCTCGAACCAAAGTCTATTTAATTAATATCGACCAACCTCTCGAAACTTATATTGATGAATTATTAGAAGAAAAGTATTCTCGTATTCCGATTTATGAAGGAGATATCGATAATATTATTGGTGTCTTGTACATGAAAGACTTTTTTATGGAAGCTTACAAAGTAGGGTTTGAAAATGTGGATATTAGACAGATTATGCACAAACCTTATCTGATTCCAGAACGAAAAAATATTGATCAGCTATTCAAAGAACTTCAAAAATCTAAACATCATTTAGCTGTCTTAATTGATGAATATGGTGGTTTCTCAGGAATTGTTACGATAGAGGATTTAATTGAGGAAATTATGGGGGATATAAACGATGAATACGATGAAGATGAACCTGACATCAAAAAAATTGATAATGAAACGTATTTAGTCGATGGATTGATTAGTATTAGGGATTTAAATGAAAGATTACATTTACAATTAGACGAAGAGTGTGAAGATTATGATACGTTAGGTGGATTATTGATTAATTTAATCGGTTATATCCCAACGGAAGAAGATCACCAAGTGATCGAATATCAAAATATTGTCTTTAAAATTGATCAGATTCAAGAAATGCGTATCCAGAAAGTAAAGGTATTACTTCCTGAATCGGTAGAAAAAATTAGTGCATAA
- a CDS encoding GNAT family N-acetyltransferase — protein MKLIYQAAQEEDIPSIFELNKQLIDQYEDIKIIDYEQVLKWVYQKIETHIQDYQVIFLGTNKVGYFYLHDKDGKMELDDLYILETYRGQGIGSQVLRDCLTQSKQRKRNLFLYVFSQNRRAISLYQSFGFEVIKAIGKTRYIMEVELIK, from the coding sequence ATGAAGTTAATTTATCAGGCAGCGCAAGAGGAAGATATTCCCTCCATTTTTGAGTTAAATAAACAATTAATCGATCAATATGAGGATATTAAAATCATTGATTATGAGCAGGTTTTAAAGTGGGTATATCAAAAGATTGAAACCCATATTCAAGATTACCAAGTTATTTTTTTAGGAACGAATAAAGTGGGGTATTTTTATTTGCATGATAAAGATGGCAAAATGGAGCTAGATGATTTATATATTTTAGAAACTTATCGTGGACAGGGAATTGGAAGTCAAGTTTTAAGAGATTGTTTGACACAATCAAAACAGAGAAAACGAAATCTTTTTTTATATGTGTTTTCTCAAAATAGGAGAGCCATTTCTTTATATCAATCATTTGGTTTTGAAGTGATAAAAGCGATAGGAAAAACTCGTTACATTATGGAAGTTGAGCTCATAAAATAA
- a CDS encoding WD40/YVTN/BNR-like repeat-containing protein, which translates to MFKNLWHKDKGLVVALGLVGCLILSAIGFYFWGTVPMIEPVGTEIVVHRGDNLESMIQVWFKSYMEGYESFLIPVKQQIKGYEVKSYTTLETGDNPVVQIDFTISPRVKNQDLTLAFEGFEEKGEIHCQWVLWLKESVAQEETYIITRVGRRAPYDAEIYYESGEQEKDEYEQEFIEEIPYTQTMYTYKIDNEKCYVSYDGGQMWVEVPIDLETLVKVSDGHSSYNKLQEGSYLISPNKTAFVFGGAYNAEEKGFSPLKLIYSNDQGQSWQTSVISSEVSGVRVKFISFPTSSVGYVVAAFGRTMSQEAQAIFKTVDGGITWEYFGSTPRTSLLQAAGFITETIGFFTYPVVEGADTNFYRTDNGYIYSEINLPVIEVDGLTPFVQPEIPYFENDELYLMVGQGPDSDYKGGRLMAKFKSNDLGMTWEFVEYVEPPVTEIG; encoded by the coding sequence ATGTTTAAAAATTTATGGCACAAAGATAAAGGCCTTGTGGTTGCGCTCGGGTTAGTTGGATGTTTAATATTAAGTGCTATTGGGTTTTATTTTTGGGGAACTGTGCCGATGATAGAACCTGTAGGCACTGAGATTGTCGTTCATCGAGGGGATAATCTAGAATCGATGATTCAAGTCTGGTTTAAATCATATATGGAAGGGTATGAATCTTTTTTAATTCCTGTTAAACAACAGATTAAGGGATATGAAGTTAAGTCGTATACGACATTAGAGACTGGAGATAACCCGGTCGTGCAAATTGATTTCACTATTTCTCCAAGAGTAAAGAATCAGGATTTAACATTAGCCTTTGAAGGATTTGAAGAAAAGGGTGAGATTCATTGTCAGTGGGTTTTATGGTTGAAGGAAAGTGTAGCACAAGAGGAGACATATATCATCACTCGAGTTGGACGTCGGGCACCATATGATGCCGAGATTTACTATGAAAGTGGAGAACAGGAAAAAGATGAGTATGAGCAAGAATTTATTGAGGAGATTCCATATACACAAACCATGTATACGTACAAAATTGATAATGAAAAATGTTATGTGAGTTATGATGGAGGGCAGATGTGGGTAGAGGTACCGATAGATTTAGAAACTTTAGTTAAGGTTTCGGATGGACATTCATCTTATAATAAGCTCCAAGAGGGGAGTTATTTGATTTCTCCAAATAAAACAGCTTTTGTTTTTGGAGGAGCTTATAACGCAGAGGAAAAAGGATTTTCTCCATTAAAATTAATTTATTCGAATGATCAAGGACAGTCTTGGCAGACGAGTGTCATAAGTTCTGAGGTTTCAGGTGTTCGTGTGAAATTTATAAGTTTTCCGACTTCATCTGTTGGATATGTTGTGGCGGCTTTTGGAAGAACAATGTCTCAGGAGGCACAAGCTATTTTTAAAACAGTAGATGGTGGTATAACGTGGGAATATTTTGGTTCTACTCCGCGCACGAGTTTATTACAAGCAGCGGGATTTATTACCGAAACGATTGGATTTTTTACATATCCTGTTGTAGAGGGAGCTGATACAAACTTTTATCGCACGGATAATGGTTATATATACAGTGAAATTAATCTACCTGTCATTGAAGTTGATGGACTTACACCATTTGTTCAACCTGAAATTCCATACTTTGAAAATGATGAATTATATTTAATGGTTGGACAAGGACCAGATAGTGATTATAAAGGCGGACGATTAATGGCTAAATTTAAATCAAATGATTTAGGAATGACTTGGGAGTTTGTTGAATATGTTGAGCCACCAGTAACAGAAATTGGATAG
- a CDS encoding RNA degradosome polyphosphate kinase, protein MTLMMDQPSHFLNRELSLLEFNQRVLEEAKNIQNPLLERIKFLSIVSSNLDEFFMVRIAGLYDLCQASVVSEDISGRLPYKTLRESLEKTRQLVKEQYETYDLLMESLKDKGIYLVTYEQLDEKTKKEMDDYYRHEIYPVLTPMVIDQARPFPLISDKTLNIGLLLKEKLDGDLVFATIQVPSVLPRLVRVPSEEGIYHLLLEDLIKAKLSELFSSHYVLHSSCYRITKNAAMHLDEEDAEDLLETIEQSLKQRKWGEIIRIEIEDAPPREMIEILESELEIEEDYVFRVDGPIDLTFLSKLSGIKGYEELKFEKLKPLYIPELKERNIFQVLKERDVLLHHPFQSFDPIVKMIQKAADDPKVLAIKQTLYRVSGNSPIVEALARAAENGKQVTVLVELKARFDEENNIHWAKKLEKSGCHVIYGMIGLKTHCKILLIVRKEKTGLMRYVHFGTGNYNDVTANFYTDIGIMTSDMQFGEDASILFNMLSGYASAHEMKKITIAPHKLRLKFEQLINREIEHAKKGREANIIAKMNGLYDKQTILKLYEASQAGVKIELIVRGVCSLRPQVPGLSENITVRSIVGRYLEHSRIYYFYNDGNEEVYISSADWMYRNLSKRVETMGIVEDKEILEQMKKILELYLQDNTKAYELQADGSYVRVQDELHQVHAQSEMVKLMKGSKSNPKRYERLIPVEPLGRTK, encoded by the coding sequence ATGACACTGATGATGGATCAACCGAGTCATTTTTTAAATCGAGAGTTAAGTTTACTTGAATTTAATCAGCGAGTATTAGAAGAAGCGAAAAATATTCAAAATCCTTTATTAGAACGAATTAAATTTTTATCTATTGTCAGTTCTAATTTAGATGAATTTTTTATGGTTCGGATTGCCGGTTTGTATGATTTGTGTCAAGCCAGTGTTGTGAGTGAAGATATTTCAGGACGATTACCTTATAAGACATTGAGAGAGTCTTTAGAAAAGACTCGGCAATTAGTAAAAGAACAATATGAAACCTATGATTTGTTAATGGAAAGTTTAAAAGATAAAGGAATTTATCTAGTGACGTATGAACAGTTAGATGAAAAGACTAAAAAAGAGATGGATGACTATTATCGTCATGAAATTTATCCTGTTTTGACGCCGATGGTGATTGATCAAGCAAGACCATTTCCACTTATCTCAGATAAAACATTGAATATTGGATTGTTACTTAAAGAGAAACTAGATGGTGATTTAGTTTTTGCAACCATTCAGGTTCCATCTGTATTACCGCGACTTGTTAGGGTACCAAGTGAAGAGGGCATTTATCATTTATTATTAGAAGATTTGATTAAGGCAAAACTGTCTGAATTATTTAGTAGTCATTATGTCTTACATTCATCATGTTACCGAATTACTAAAAATGCAGCGATGCATTTAGATGAAGAGGATGCTGAAGATTTATTAGAGACCATTGAACAATCTTTAAAGCAACGTAAGTGGGGTGAGATTATTCGAATCGAAATAGAGGATGCTCCTCCGAGAGAAATGATTGAGATTTTAGAAAGTGAGTTAGAGATTGAAGAGGATTATGTGTTTCGTGTTGATGGGCCAATTGATTTAACCTTCTTATCTAAATTGTCTGGAATTAAAGGTTATGAAGAGTTAAAATTTGAAAAATTAAAACCTCTTTATATTCCTGAATTAAAGGAACGGAATATATTTCAAGTGCTGAAGGAACGAGATGTTTTGTTACATCATCCCTTTCAATCATTTGATCCTATTGTTAAGATGATTCAAAAGGCAGCAGATGATCCGAAAGTTTTAGCCATTAAACAAACGCTATATCGCGTCAGTGGAAACTCACCGATTGTTGAAGCATTAGCACGAGCTGCTGAGAATGGGAAACAAGTGACTGTTTTAGTAGAGTTAAAAGCGCGTTTTGATGAAGAAAATAATATCCATTGGGCAAAGAAACTTGAAAAATCAGGATGTCATGTCATTTATGGAATGATTGGATTAAAGACACATTGTAAGATTTTATTAATCGTTCGTAAAGAGAAAACAGGATTGATGCGCTATGTTCATTTTGGAACAGGAAATTATAATGATGTAACGGCTAATTTCTATACGGATATTGGGATTATGACATCTGATATGCAGTTTGGGGAAGATGCGTCTATTTTATTTAATATGTTATCAGGTTATGCATCTGCACATGAGATGAAAAAAATTACGATTGCCCCTCATAAGCTTCGTCTTAAGTTTGAGCAGTTAATTAATCGTGAGATTGAACATGCGAAAAAGGGGAGAGAGGCTAATATTATTGCGAAGATGAATGGGCTATATGATAAGCAAACGATTTTAAAGCTATATGAGGCTTCACAGGCAGGTGTGAAAATTGAGTTGATTGTGCGTGGTGTTTGTTCACTTCGTCCACAAGTTCCAGGGTTAAGTGAAAATATTACGGTACGAAGTATCGTGGGTCGATATTTAGAGCATAGTCGTATTTATTATTTTTATAATGATGGAAATGAAGAAGTTTATATTTCGAGTGCAGATTGGATGTATCGCAATTTAAGTAAACGGGTTGAGACAATGGGGATTGTTGAAGATAAAGAAATTTTGGAACAAATGAAGAAGATTTTAGAGTTATATCTTCAAGATAATACGAAGGCTTATGAACTCCAAGCAGATGGAAGTTATGTGAGAGTTCAGGATGAATTACATCAAGTACACGCTCAGTCTGAGATGGTGAAGTTGATGAAAGGCTCAAAGTCAAACCCCAAACGTTATGAAAGACTGATTCCAGTCGAACCACTAGGTAGAACGAAATAA
- a CDS encoding Ppx/GppA family phosphatase: MIHLKKLGIMDIGSNSIKLLIANLYSERYFDITYEEKIQFRMGQFIDSKKDLTTEGFYKLRDILSYFKHICEVEEVTDIKAIATETMRRLKNSENIIHQLQHQLHITIELIPGELEAYYGYLATHHTIDLSDYLQIDIGGSSMEIVLVKQKQLIHAISLPLGAIITTKNFELDSSLTKDKEKLFNAHMKQTFEEISWLKDAIHLPVIGIGGTIRTISKLYRNRIGDSLKLQHQYHLSDTNLEEMYQLLAPLTLKDRQELKGLSKDRADIVLGCLMTIRSLFNYIDSKSLIINRYGIRQGVIFNQLNIPPQSVLDYSLSNLLYHYRLPIHHNDRLKQSSITLANQLQINDLSSTNILKASSKLSDIGQIISYQNNSKHTFYLLMNISINGLNVKEQLMTAYTIRAGEKYNLKIEPEHQMLLSTEEFEHCKKLSLIVQLCSYLNALKSEFNSIDVSEETISIKFSKTIPSPYLIRLNQLSTLYLEQFNRPLKLIII; encoded by the coding sequence GTGATTCATTTGAAAAAACTAGGTATTATGGATATTGGATCAAACTCTATCAAATTATTAATTGCCAATCTTTATTCTGAGCGTTATTTTGATATTACTTATGAAGAAAAAATTCAGTTTCGAATGGGTCAATTTATCGATTCCAAGAAAGATTTAACAACTGAGGGATTTTATAAATTAAGAGATATTCTAAGCTACTTTAAACACATTTGTGAAGTAGAAGAAGTAACTGATATCAAAGCAATTGCTACTGAGACAATGCGTCGATTAAAAAATTCAGAAAACATCATTCATCAACTTCAACATCAGCTCCATATCACGATTGAATTAATACCTGGTGAACTTGAAGCCTACTATGGCTATTTAGCGACTCACCACACCATTGATTTATCAGACTATCTACAAATCGATATTGGCGGTTCAAGCATGGAAATTGTTCTCGTTAAACAAAAACAGCTCATCCATGCGATTAGCCTACCGCTTGGAGCAATCATCACCACTAAAAATTTTGAATTAGATTCATCACTCACCAAAGATAAAGAGAAATTATTTAATGCTCATATGAAACAAACCTTTGAGGAAATTAGCTGGTTAAAAGATGCCATCCATCTTCCAGTCATCGGAATTGGTGGTACCATTCGTACCATCAGTAAACTCTATCGAAATCGAATAGGAGATTCTTTAAAGTTACAACATCAGTATCACCTATCTGACACTAACCTTGAAGAAATGTATCAGTTATTAGCTCCATTAACTTTAAAAGATCGTCAAGAGTTAAAAGGACTTTCTAAAGATCGAGCTGATATCGTATTAGGATGTTTAATGACAATAAGATCACTTTTTAATTACATTGATTCAAAATCATTAATTATTAATCGCTACGGTATTAGACAAGGTGTTATCTTTAATCAACTGAACATTCCACCACAGTCAGTCCTTGATTACTCACTATCAAATCTTTTATATCACTATCGATTGCCAATTCATCATAATGATCGATTAAAGCAGTCATCCATCACTTTAGCGAATCAACTTCAGATAAACGATTTATCATCCACAAACATTTTAAAAGCCAGTAGTAAATTGTCTGACATCGGGCAAATTATTTCATACCAAAACAATTCAAAACATACCTTTTATCTCTTGATGAACATTAGCATCAATGGACTCAATGTCAAAGAACAATTAATGACAGCTTACACAATACGTGCAGGCGAAAAATATAATCTTAAAATAGAACCTGAACATCAAATGTTACTATCAACTGAAGAATTTGAACACTGTAAAAAACTAAGTTTGATCGTTCAACTCTGTTCTTACTTAAATGCACTTAAATCAGAATTTAATTCAATCGATGTATCAGAAGAGACTATCAGTATTAAATTTTCTAAAACCATTCCAAGCCCATACTTAATCCGATTAAATCAATTATCCACACTATACCTTGAGCAATTTAATCGACCATTAAAATTAATCATAATTTAA